A region from the Acinonyx jubatus isolate Ajub_Pintada_27869175 chromosome C2, VMU_Ajub_asm_v1.0, whole genome shotgun sequence genome encodes:
- the NFKBIZ gene encoding NF-kappa-B inhibitor zeta isoform X2: protein MELAGSSPRQGGRRSAERAASRISSSPGTGPTSSRRCLPASTAPSAGPGPPRRAPSSPAPGPARLLSAGGWGRGPGPGGGRWETALARGFQVKGEKTAGQSRQSRAGGARAEGTLLHPVHFTGNRAHPEEGLGGGPDAANGPAGLGGGRRGCDPPPPAPGGRLNTGQSRAAPMPAPSPCRQVPEPVRATAGRQSCAASGWRRSLGSPSAQPGSMIVDKLLDDSRGGEGLLDAAGDGGLMTSPLNLAYFYGASPPAAAPGACDAICSSSGPSAPGSPGSDSSDFSSASSVSSCGAVESRPRGGARAERLQVEPHMGVGRQQRGPFQGVRVKNSVKELLLHIRSHKQKASGQAVDDFKTQSVNREQFTELKNTVSYSGKRKGPDSLSDGPVCKRPALLHTQFLTPPQTPTPAESMEDAHHSESKQDSSADLLQNIINIKNECSPVSLNTVQVSWMSPVVVPQGSPQEQCQDFHRGQVFSPPQKHQPFQVSSSPHMVDQTSLYQYSPQSQNLQPQHYTHNPTLEYSPYSRTSQSPNYEPNLFDGQEPQFCPDQSFASLLSSQESENIAVPIQNSPSVQQQNDAHLQNFNMMPHGACEAVMGHDAGSTPLGTSLPFPNIIGNPMNTTQLGKSFFQWQVEQEESKLANISQDQFLSKDADGDTFLHIAVAQGRRALSYVLARKMNALHMLDIKEHNGQSAFQVAVAANQHLIVQDLVNLGAQVNTTDCWGRTPLHVCAEKGHSQVLQAIQKGAVKSNQFLDLEATNYDGLTPLHCAVVAHNAVVHELQRNQQPHSPEVQELLLKNKSLVDTIKCLIQMGAAVEAKDRKSGRTALHLAAEEANLELIRLFLELPSCLSFVNAKAYNGNTALHVAASLQYRVTQLDAVRLLMRKGADPSTRNLENEQPVHLVPDGPVGEQIRRILKGKSIQQRAPPY from the exons ATGGAGCTGGCGGGAAGCTCGCCGCGCCAGGGCGGGCGGAGGAGTGCAGAACGTGCAGCTTCCAGGATTTCCTCCTCCCCGGGAACCGGGCCGACCAGTTCCCGCCGCTGCCTTCCCGCCTCCACCGCTCCCTCTGCAGGCCCAGGGCCCCCACGCCGCGCGCCTTCTTCCCcggcgcccggcccggcccggcttCTCTCGGCCGGCGGCTGGGGCCGGGGTCCCGGTCCGGGAGGCGGGAGGTGGGAGACCGCGCTCGCTCGGGGTTTCCAGGTGAAGGGGGAGAAAACAGCCGGTCAGTCGAGGCAGAGCCGAGCGGGCGGGGCGAGGGCGGAGGGCACATTGCTTCATCCTGTACATTTTACTGGAAACCGGGCGCATccggaggaggggctgggaggcggCCCCGACGCCGCCAATGGCCCGGCCGGGCTCGGGGGTGGCAGGCGAGGCTGCGATCCTCCCCCTCCAGCTCCTGGAGGCCGGTTAAATACCGGGCAGTCCCGGGCCGCGCCCATGCCCGCGCCATCCCCCTGCCGGCAGGTCCCCGAGCCCGTCAGAGCCACAGCCGGGAGGCAGTCGTGCGCAGCGAGCGGGTGGCGCAGGAGTCTGGGGTCCCCGAGCGCCCAGCCCGGGAGCATGATCGTGGACAAGCTGCTGGACGACAGCCGCGGCGGAGAGGGGTTGCTGGACGCGGCCGGCGACGGTGGCCTCATGACCAGCCCGCTGAACCTGGCCTACTTCTACGGCGCATCGCCCCCGGCCGCGGCCCCGGGCGCCTGCGACGCCATCTGCTCGTCGTCGGGGCCCTCCGCTCCCGGCTCGCCCGGCTCGGACTCCTCCGACTTCTCCTCCGCCTCGTCCGTGTCCTCCTGCGGGGCCGTGGAGTCCCGGCCGAGAGGTGGCGCGCGCGCCGAGCGGCTGCAAG ttgagccccatatgggggtTGGAAGGCAGCAGAGAGGACCCTTTCAAGGTGTTCGTGTGAAGAACTCAGTGAAGGAACTCCTGTTGCATATCCGAAGTCATAAACAGAAGGCTTCTGGCCAAGCTGTGGATGATTTTAAG acCCAAAGTGTGAACAGAGAGCAATTCACAG AATTGAAGAACACAGTATCATAtagtggaaaaaggaaaggacctgaTTCATTGTCTGATGGACCAGTTTGCAAAAGGCCAGCTTTATTACATACCCAGTTTTTG acACCACCTCAAACACCAACACCCGCAGAGAGCATGGAAGATGCTCATCACAGTGAATCCAAACAGGACAGCAGTGCTGATCTGCTTCAGAACATAATCAACATTAAGAATGAATGCAGCCCAGTTTCCCTGAATACTGTCCAAGTTAGTTGGATGAGCCCTGTGGTGGTCCCTCAGGGCTCTCCCCAAGAACAGTGTCAGGACTTCCACAGAGGGCAGGTCTTCTCGCCACCTCAGAAACACCAACCATTCCAAGTCAGCAGCTCCCCACACATGGTGGATCAGACGTCCCTGTACCAGTATTCTCCACAGAGCCAGAACTTGCAGCCACAGCACTACACCCACAACCCAACTCTGGAATACAGTCCTTATTCCAGAACGTCCCAGTCCCCCAATTATGAACCAAACCTCTTTGATGGTCAAGAACCACAGTTCTGCCCAGATCAAAGTTTTGCATCCCTTCTGAGTAGTCAGGAATCTGAGAATATTGCTGTTCCCATTCAGAATTCCCCCAGTGTTCAGCAACAGAATGACGCACACCTGCAGAACTTCAACATGATGCCACATGGCGCCTGTGAGGCCGTGATGGGGCATGACGCAGGCTCTACCCCTTTAGGCACTTCACTGCCATTCCCAAACATCATCGGAAATCCAATGAACACCACACAGTTAGGGAAGTCATTTTTCCAGTGGCAAGTAGAACAGGAAGAAAGCAAATTGGCAAATATCTCTCAAGATCAGTTTCTTTCAAAGGATGCAGATGGTGACAC GTTCCTCCATATTGCCGTCGCCCAAGGGAGAAGGGCACTTTCCTATGTCCTCGCAAGAAAGATGAATGCGCTTCATATGTTGGATATTAAAGAGCACAATGGACAG AGCGCCTTTCAGGTGGCAGTGGCTGCCAATCAGCATCTCATTGTGCAGGATCTGGTGAACCTTGGGGCCCAGGTGAACACAACCGACTGCTGGGGAAGAACCCCTCTGCATGTCTGTGCTGAGAAAGGTCACTCTCAGGTGCTTCAG GCAATTCAGAAGGGAGCAGTGAAGAGCAATCAGTTTTTGGATCTTGAGGCAACTAACTATGATG GCCTGACTCCTTTACACTGTGCGGTCGTGGCCCACAATGCGGTGGTGCATGAACTGCAGAGAAATCAACAGCCCCATTCACCTGAAGTTCAGGAGCTTTTGCTGAAGAATAAGAGTCTGGTTGACACCATTAAATGTCTGATTCAAATGGGAGCAGCAGTGGAAGCAAAG GATCGTAAAAGTGGTCGCACAGCCTTGCATTTGGCAGCTGAAGAAGCAAACTTGGAACTCATTCGCCTTTTTCTGGAGCTGCCCAGCTGCCTGTCTTTTGTGAATGCGAAG GCTTACAATGGAAACACTGCCCTCCATGTTGCTGCCAGCCTTCAGTATCGGGTGACACAGTTGGATGCAGTCCGCCTGTTGATGAGGAAGGGAGCAGACCCAAGTACTCGGAACTTGGAGAATGAACAGCCAGTGCATTTGGTTCCTGATGGCCCTGTGGGGGAACAG ATCCGACGTATCCTGAAGGGAAAGTCCATTCAGCAGAGAGCTCCACCGTATTAG
- the NFKBIZ gene encoding NF-kappa-B inhibitor zeta isoform X1 has translation MELAGSSPRQGGRRSAERAASRISSSPGTGPTSSRRCLPASTAPSAGPGPPRRAPSSPAPGPARLLSAGGWGRGPGPGGGRWETALARGFQVKGEKTAGQSRQSRAGGARAEGTLLHPVHFTGNRAHPEEGLGGGPDAANGPAGLGGGRRGCDPPPPAPGGRLNTGQSRAAPMPAPSPCRQVPEPVRATAGRQSCAASGWRRSLGSPSAQPGSMIVDKLLDDSRGGEGLLDAAGDGGLMTSPLNLAYFYGASPPAAAPGACDAICSSSGPSAPGSPGSDSSDFSSASSVSSCGAVESRPRGGARAERLQVEPHMGVGRQQRGPFQGVRVKNSVKELLLHIRSHKQKASGQAVDDFKTQSVNREQFTELKNTVSYSGKRKGPDSLSDGPVCKRPALLHTQFLTPPQTPTPAESMEDAHHSESKQDSSADLLQNIINIKNECSPVSLNTVQVSWMSPVVVPQGSPQEQCQDFHRGQVFSPPQKHQPFQVSSSPHMVDQTSLYQYSPQSQNLQPQHYTHNPTLEYSPYSRTSQSPNYEPNLFDGQEPQFCPDQSFASLLSSQESENIAVPIQNSPSVQQQNDAHLQNFNMMPHGACEAVMGHDAGSTPLGTSLPFPNIIGNPMNTTQLGKSFFQWQVEQEESKLANISQDQFLSKDADGDTFLHIAVAQGRRALSYVLARKMNALHMLDIKEHNGQSAFQVAVAANQHLIVQDLVNLGAQVNTTDCWGRTPLHVCAEKGHSQVLQAIQKGAVKSNQFLDLEATNYDGLTPLHCAVVAHNAVVHELQRNQQPHSPEVQELLLKNKSLVDTIKCLIQMGAAVEAKDRKSGRTALHLAAEEANLELIRLFLELPSCLSFVNAKAYNGNTALHVAASLQYRVTQLDAVRLLMRKGADPSTRNLENEQPVHLVPDGPVGEQVGATEGALSLKHKGRCGCAG, from the exons ATGGAGCTGGCGGGAAGCTCGCCGCGCCAGGGCGGGCGGAGGAGTGCAGAACGTGCAGCTTCCAGGATTTCCTCCTCCCCGGGAACCGGGCCGACCAGTTCCCGCCGCTGCCTTCCCGCCTCCACCGCTCCCTCTGCAGGCCCAGGGCCCCCACGCCGCGCGCCTTCTTCCCcggcgcccggcccggcccggcttCTCTCGGCCGGCGGCTGGGGCCGGGGTCCCGGTCCGGGAGGCGGGAGGTGGGAGACCGCGCTCGCTCGGGGTTTCCAGGTGAAGGGGGAGAAAACAGCCGGTCAGTCGAGGCAGAGCCGAGCGGGCGGGGCGAGGGCGGAGGGCACATTGCTTCATCCTGTACATTTTACTGGAAACCGGGCGCATccggaggaggggctgggaggcggCCCCGACGCCGCCAATGGCCCGGCCGGGCTCGGGGGTGGCAGGCGAGGCTGCGATCCTCCCCCTCCAGCTCCTGGAGGCCGGTTAAATACCGGGCAGTCCCGGGCCGCGCCCATGCCCGCGCCATCCCCCTGCCGGCAGGTCCCCGAGCCCGTCAGAGCCACAGCCGGGAGGCAGTCGTGCGCAGCGAGCGGGTGGCGCAGGAGTCTGGGGTCCCCGAGCGCCCAGCCCGGGAGCATGATCGTGGACAAGCTGCTGGACGACAGCCGCGGCGGAGAGGGGTTGCTGGACGCGGCCGGCGACGGTGGCCTCATGACCAGCCCGCTGAACCTGGCCTACTTCTACGGCGCATCGCCCCCGGCCGCGGCCCCGGGCGCCTGCGACGCCATCTGCTCGTCGTCGGGGCCCTCCGCTCCCGGCTCGCCCGGCTCGGACTCCTCCGACTTCTCCTCCGCCTCGTCCGTGTCCTCCTGCGGGGCCGTGGAGTCCCGGCCGAGAGGTGGCGCGCGCGCCGAGCGGCTGCAAG ttgagccccatatgggggtTGGAAGGCAGCAGAGAGGACCCTTTCAAGGTGTTCGTGTGAAGAACTCAGTGAAGGAACTCCTGTTGCATATCCGAAGTCATAAACAGAAGGCTTCTGGCCAAGCTGTGGATGATTTTAAG acCCAAAGTGTGAACAGAGAGCAATTCACAG AATTGAAGAACACAGTATCATAtagtggaaaaaggaaaggacctgaTTCATTGTCTGATGGACCAGTTTGCAAAAGGCCAGCTTTATTACATACCCAGTTTTTG acACCACCTCAAACACCAACACCCGCAGAGAGCATGGAAGATGCTCATCACAGTGAATCCAAACAGGACAGCAGTGCTGATCTGCTTCAGAACATAATCAACATTAAGAATGAATGCAGCCCAGTTTCCCTGAATACTGTCCAAGTTAGTTGGATGAGCCCTGTGGTGGTCCCTCAGGGCTCTCCCCAAGAACAGTGTCAGGACTTCCACAGAGGGCAGGTCTTCTCGCCACCTCAGAAACACCAACCATTCCAAGTCAGCAGCTCCCCACACATGGTGGATCAGACGTCCCTGTACCAGTATTCTCCACAGAGCCAGAACTTGCAGCCACAGCACTACACCCACAACCCAACTCTGGAATACAGTCCTTATTCCAGAACGTCCCAGTCCCCCAATTATGAACCAAACCTCTTTGATGGTCAAGAACCACAGTTCTGCCCAGATCAAAGTTTTGCATCCCTTCTGAGTAGTCAGGAATCTGAGAATATTGCTGTTCCCATTCAGAATTCCCCCAGTGTTCAGCAACAGAATGACGCACACCTGCAGAACTTCAACATGATGCCACATGGCGCCTGTGAGGCCGTGATGGGGCATGACGCAGGCTCTACCCCTTTAGGCACTTCACTGCCATTCCCAAACATCATCGGAAATCCAATGAACACCACACAGTTAGGGAAGTCATTTTTCCAGTGGCAAGTAGAACAGGAAGAAAGCAAATTGGCAAATATCTCTCAAGATCAGTTTCTTTCAAAGGATGCAGATGGTGACAC GTTCCTCCATATTGCCGTCGCCCAAGGGAGAAGGGCACTTTCCTATGTCCTCGCAAGAAAGATGAATGCGCTTCATATGTTGGATATTAAAGAGCACAATGGACAG AGCGCCTTTCAGGTGGCAGTGGCTGCCAATCAGCATCTCATTGTGCAGGATCTGGTGAACCTTGGGGCCCAGGTGAACACAACCGACTGCTGGGGAAGAACCCCTCTGCATGTCTGTGCTGAGAAAGGTCACTCTCAGGTGCTTCAG GCAATTCAGAAGGGAGCAGTGAAGAGCAATCAGTTTTTGGATCTTGAGGCAACTAACTATGATG GCCTGACTCCTTTACACTGTGCGGTCGTGGCCCACAATGCGGTGGTGCATGAACTGCAGAGAAATCAACAGCCCCATTCACCTGAAGTTCAGGAGCTTTTGCTGAAGAATAAGAGTCTGGTTGACACCATTAAATGTCTGATTCAAATGGGAGCAGCAGTGGAAGCAAAG GATCGTAAAAGTGGTCGCACAGCCTTGCATTTGGCAGCTGAAGAAGCAAACTTGGAACTCATTCGCCTTTTTCTGGAGCTGCCCAGCTGCCTGTCTTTTGTGAATGCGAAG GCTTACAATGGAAACACTGCCCTCCATGTTGCTGCCAGCCTTCAGTATCGGGTGACACAGTTGGATGCAGTCCGCCTGTTGATGAGGAAGGGAGCAGACCCAAGTACTCGGAACTTGGAGAATGAACAGCCAGTGCATTTGGTTCCTGATGGCCCTGTGGGGGAACAGGTGGGAGCTACAGAAGGGGCACTTAGTCTGAAACATAAAGGAAGATGCGGTTGTGCTGGTTAG